A region of the Granulicella aggregans genome:
TCCGTGTTCCACATGGTGAACGCCTCACCCGCGCGATCAAGAGGCCCGGGCTTGTCGCCAAGGCCGAAGAAGTGGTCGTCCTGATGTTTCTGCTTCGCTACCGTGAAGCCATGCTTGTGCCACTCAATCGGCGCTGCATCGTCCTGGAGGATGTTGCCCGCAAGATCACTGATGGTGATCCTCATATCTACGGAGATGCTGACCTGCAACGAGTTTGTGCGGAAGCCGACAGCGCGATCCGGGCTGTTCGGCCCGGCAACGACCTTTACCGACGCAGAAAGCGCCGACGGGACGACCGCCCAGGACGCCTTCTCTGGAAACTGGCCTCGCACATGGCTGGCGGTCACGCGCAGCACATCGTCGCGCAGCGCGGTCACCATGAGGGTGTTTCCGCCATGCGAGACCATCAAGCCATCGGACAGCACCGAGACCGCGGCGGGCTCCGCAATGTTGCCCGCGGAGGCACGAAGCGGAACTTCGGACCCAAAGGGAAGGAGGACGATGGCAAGAAGGGCGAATCGGCATTTCATCCGAACATGAGACCTCAAACGATCAACTCTTAGCAAGCCTCTTATGCGACGCAACAATGAATGACAGAAGGACATCCGGTTGACAGGCTATACAAGTAGCGCAGATACACTGATACAGATCATGCATTGCCTGGCCGCTGATCTCGCACAAGCACTTCGCAACCTATAGGGAGAGGTCCTGAAGATGAGTCGCCGCTGGTTCCTGCCTATCGTGGCTGCGTCATTGCTCTTCCTCTGCGCTACATCGCGGAGCAGTGCACAGACACCGCATGAGATTCACGGGCAGGTGGTCGATGCGACAGGCACACCTGTGGCTGGAGCCATAATTCTGCTGGGTGGTGTCGAGCAAGCGAAGACTGATGCCGAGGGAAGGTTTGCTGTTACACCCCTGCCCTCGAATGTGCCACTCATGGTTGTCTTCGGCGGCCTTCATGCGAGCGCCACTGCGCCGTTCGGCACCGACCTCCATCTTGTCCTTCTTCCAGCGACCGTCGAACAAAGCGCCACGGTCACAGCGACGCGATCCTCAGTCGAGATGGGCATCGTCGCGGCAACCGTTGAGACCTTGTCTTCCGCCAAGTTGACCGAGTACCCGGCGCTGACGCTCGATGAGCGCCTGCGCCAGCACGCCGGCTTCGAACTCTTCCGGCGCTCCAGCAGTTGGGTTGCGAACCCGACCAGCGAAGGCATCTCGCTTCGTGGACTCGGCTCGACTGCGGCCAGCCGCACACTTGTCCTCTCGGACCTGGTTCCCTTGAATGACGGCTTCGGCGGATGGATCCACTGGAACGAGCAGCCCCCGGAGTCGATCGACGCGGTCACGCTCGCTAGTGGCGGAGGCTCTGATCTCTACGGATCGAGCGCGGTCGGCGGCGTCATCGATATTGTTCCCTCTCAGCCCGGCCCATTGCTGGCTTCGGTGGATATAGCCGGAGCCTCTGAAGACACGACGAACTACAGCGGACGGACCGATCTGCGCCATGGGCCTACAAGCGCAATGATTGCGGGGCAGGGCTTTCGCACGGCTGGCTACACCATCGTTGCACCCGCGATCCGCGGCAAGGTGGATGTGCCCTCAAACGTCCACTATCAAAATGGCCGAGTTGACCTGGCACGCACTTTGCCGAAGGAAGGCCGCGCGTGGCTGAACGGCAATCTTCTCAATGAGGATCACGGCAACGGCACGCCCATCCAGACCAACGGCACACGCCTTTGGCGTTACATCGCAGGCGATAACTGGAAGGCCGGCTCCCACATTGACGGCAGAGTGAGAGGCTACGGCAGCGATGAAGGCTATCGACAAAGCTTTTCTTCCATCAATGCCATACGCTCAACGGAGAACCTCACACGCTTGCAGCGGGTGCGGACGCAGGAGTTCGGTGTCTCAACCGACGCCGCATACCACTTTGAGCACGTTGCGCTGATCGCGGGTGGCGATCTTCGCGATTTGCGGGCGACTGACTTCGAGACGCCTTACTCCGCTGGTTCTCCCACCGGCATTCAGGACACCTCGGCGAGGCAGCGGTTTTACGGTGGATTCGGCGAGATCGTCGCGGAACGACACGGTTGGTCGGGCGCTCTCTCGCTGCGCGGCGATGAGGCCGAGAACCTCGATACCAACGCCATCGTGCAGAGCGCAGCAAAGGCTCCGACGCTCACCCATACGCCGGACCGTCATGAAGCCGTGCTTAGCCCACGACTGGGAATCTCGAAGCAGCTTCCGGCCAGCTTCGAGCTTCACGCCTCCGCCTTTCGTGCCTTCCGCACGCCGACGATGAACGAACTTTACCGCACCGGCCAGGTCGGTCAGCAGACGACGCTTGCGAACTCGGAGCTGCTCTCAGAGAGGGCAACGGGTGTCGAAGGCGGTGTCCATTGGACGTCGCCGCGAAAACTTGCAGCGCTGCAGGCGACGTACTTCTGGACGGAGATCAACCGGCCAGTATCGACCGTCTTTCAGAGCGGCACAGCGACCTCTACAACCCTGCTTAGAGAAAACCTCGGCCAGATCCAGAGCCAGGGCGCGGCACTTGGCGCTCAGTTTCAGCCGGGCCACGGCCTGTCTCTGGACTTCGGCTATCAGTACGCCCACGCGGTCGTCACGGCGTTTCAAGCGCAGCAGTCGCTGGTAGGGTTATGGATTCCTCAGGTTCCACGCCATACTGCCACGGGTCAGCTCCGCTACCAGCGCGGACCACGCAGCTTCACCCTTGCGGCACGCCAGAGCGGTCGTGCTTTCGACGATAGTGCCAACACGTTCGAGCTGCACACCTTCTTTGTGCTCGACGCTTACGCAGAGTACAGAGTGCACACACACGTCAGCGCCTATCTATCCTTCCAGAATCTGCTGAATCGCAGCATCGAAACCGCGCGAACTCCCAACCTCACGTTGGGCACACCATTCCTCGCGCAGGGCGGGGTGCGATTGAACTGGGGCCGCAACTAAGCACCCAGTTCAACCGGACTTGAGGCGGTCTATTGCAGACTGACGAAGACCGCCGTCGTCAGTCCGGGCACGACAACGGTGCCGG
Encoded here:
- a CDS encoding TonB-dependent receptor; protein product: MSRRWFLPIVAASLLFLCATSRSSAQTPHEIHGQVVDATGTPVAGAIILLGGVEQAKTDAEGRFAVTPLPSNVPLMVVFGGLHASATAPFGTDLHLVLLPATVEQSATVTATRSSVEMGIVAATVETLSSAKLTEYPALTLDERLRQHAGFELFRRSSSWVANPTSEGISLRGLGSTAASRTLVLSDLVPLNDGFGGWIHWNEQPPESIDAVTLASGGGSDLYGSSAVGGVIDIVPSQPGPLLASVDIAGASEDTTNYSGRTDLRHGPTSAMIAGQGFRTAGYTIVAPAIRGKVDVPSNVHYQNGRVDLARTLPKEGRAWLNGNLLNEDHGNGTPIQTNGTRLWRYIAGDNWKAGSHIDGRVRGYGSDEGYRQSFSSINAIRSTENLTRLQRVRTQEFGVSTDAAYHFEHVALIAGGDLRDLRATDFETPYSAGSPTGIQDTSARQRFYGGFGEIVAERHGWSGALSLRGDEAENLDTNAIVQSAAKAPTLTHTPDRHEAVLSPRLGISKQLPASFELHASAFRAFRTPTMNELYRTGQVGQQTTLANSELLSERATGVEGGVHWTSPRKLAALQATYFWTEINRPVSTVFQSGTATSTTLLRENLGQIQSQGAALGAQFQPGHGLSLDFGYQYAHAVVTAFQAQQSLVGLWIPQVPRHTATGQLRYQRGPRSFTLAARQSGRAFDDSANTFELHTFFVLDAYAEYRVHTHVSAYLSFQNLLNRSIETARTPNLTLGTPFLAQGGVRLNWGRN